TGCCGACAAAGACGGTAAAATCACTGCAATCAACGTAAGTAAAGGAGATTCCGTTCTCGAAGGTAATGACCTTGTAATTATTGAATAATATGGGAGAATTTATCACATTTTTAGGAAACAACCTTGCCGACTTCTGGACGTACACGGGCTTTGCCAATGCAACGGCAGGTCATGTCACTATGATCCTGATAGGTTTGTTCTTCATATACTTGGCAGTAGCCAAGGAATTTGAGCCGATGCTGCTGATTCCCATCGGATTCGGTATGCTGATCGGTAATATCCCCTTTAACATGGAAGCCGGATTGAAAGTCGGCATCTATGAGGAAGGTTCTGTGCTCAACATCCTGTACCAAGGAGTAACCTCCGGTTGGTATCCGCCACTCATCTTCTTGGGCATCGGTGCTATGACGGACTTCTCGTCTCTGATATCCAATCCTAAATTGTTACTGATTGGTGCTGCTGCTCAGTTTGGTATCTTTGGTGCTTACATGATTGCTTTGGAAATAGGTTTCGATCCTATGCAAGCCGGTGCAATCGGTATCATCGGTGGTGCTGACGGTCCGACGGCTATCTTCCTTTCATCCAAGCTGGCTCCTAACCTGATGGGTGCGATTGCGGTATCAGCCTATTCGTACATGGCGTTGGTACCGGTAATCCAGCCGCCTATCATGCGCCTGTTGACTAACAAGCACGAACGTCTGATCCGTATGAAACCACCGCGCGTAGTTTCTCACACGGAGAAAGTAATCTTCCCGATTATCGGTTTGTTGCTGACTTGTTTCCTCGTTCCGTCCGGTCTGCCTTTGTTGGGTATGCTGTTCTTCGGTAACCTGTTGAAAGAAAGTGGTGTAACCCGTCGTTTAGCTGAAACGGCACGTGGTCCGCTGATTGATACAATCACTATCTTATTAGGTTTGACAGTAGGTGCTTCTACTCAGGCTTCTGAATTCCTGACGCTTGACTCTATCAAGATCTTCGGTCTGGGTGCATTATCATTCGTGATTGCTACCGCTTCAGGTGTCATCTTCGTGAAGATATTCAACCTCTTCCTGAAGAAGGATAATAAGATTAATCCGTTGATCGGTAATGCAGGTGTATCTGCCGTACCTGATTCGGCACGTATCTCTCAGGTAGTAGGTCTGGAATATGATCCTACAAACTACCTGCTGATGCACGCCATGGGTCCG
The nucleotide sequence above comes from Bacteroides intestinalis DSM 17393. Encoded proteins:
- a CDS encoding sodium ion-translocating decarboxylase subunit beta; this translates as MGEFITFLGNNLADFWTYTGFANATAGHVTMILIGLFFIYLAVAKEFEPMLLIPIGFGMLIGNIPFNMEAGLKVGIYEEGSVLNILYQGVTSGWYPPLIFLGIGAMTDFSSLISNPKLLLIGAAAQFGIFGAYMIALEIGFDPMQAGAIGIIGGADGPTAIFLSSKLAPNLMGAIAVSAYSYMALVPVIQPPIMRLLTNKHERLIRMKPPRVVSHTEKVIFPIIGLLLTCFLVPSGLPLLGMLFFGNLLKESGVTRRLAETARGPLIDTITILLGLTVGASTQASEFLTLDSIKIFGLGALSFVIATASGVIFVKIFNLFLKKDNKINPLIGNAGVSAVPDSARISQVVGLEYDPTNYLLMHAMGPNVAGVIGSAVAAGILLGFLM